A single Fusobacterium hominis DNA region contains:
- the cas6 gene encoding CRISPR-associated endoribonuclease Cas6 has protein sequence MRLKIECELKRNKVTVFYNQKILSFFKHSLDIYSKEIKDFYYSKGKEKDMSFACYFPLEKILNNEIYLKENSFKIFLTFNSIIDGLHYYNSFVNAKHHKIEFKLDTNEFHIKNITKLHEKRIDDDISIFQTLSPIVIREKMENKKDFFHVLDENGIEILHQNLNFSLSKKFSKEVLKSIEIIPIKTKRTVVSFYGIKFPATKGIIAIKGNKNILDYFYKSGLGSKKSSGFGMLEIISK, from the coding sequence ATGAGATTAAAAATAGAATGCGAGTTAAAAAGAAATAAAGTAACAGTTTTTTACAATCAAAAAATATTATCTTTTTTTAAGCATAGTTTAGACATTTATTCTAAAGAAATAAAAGATTTCTATTATTCAAAAGGAAAAGAAAAAGATATGAGTTTTGCTTGTTATTTTCCTTTGGAAAAAATATTAAATAATGAAATTTATTTAAAAGAAAATAGTTTTAAAATTTTTCTAACATTTAATTCAATTATAGATGGTCTGCATTACTATAACTCTTTTGTAAATGCAAAGCATCATAAGATTGAGTTTAAGTTAGATACCAATGAATTTCATATAAAGAATATTACAAAGTTACATGAGAAAAGAATAGATGATGATATTTCAATTTTTCAAACTCTTTCACCAATAGTAATAAGAGAGAAAATGGAAAATAAAAAAGATTTTTTTCATGTATTAGATGAAAATGGAATAGAAATATTACATCAAAATCTAAATTTCTCACTAAGTAAAAAGTTTTCAAAAGAAGTTTTAAAAAGTATTGAGATTATACCTATTAAAACGAAGAGGACAGTAGTTAGTTTTTATGGTATAAAATTTCCAGCAACGAAAGGAATAATAGCAATAAAAGGGAACAAAAATATATTAGACTATTTTTATAAATCAGGTTTAGGGAGTAAAAAATCAAGTGGTTTTGGAATGCTAGAAATAATTAGCAAGTAG